Proteins from one Rickettsiales bacterium genomic window:
- a CDS encoding 2-hydroxyacyl-CoA dehydratase family protein — MNCEKLFDTRVSSESMKEWKAQGKKIIGTVCCHVPEEIIHAAGMLPIRVRATGCSDNSDGEAWMSSLSCSFASSCLQYIIDGTYDIDGLITSDGCMMATRIYDNWNHIDPNKKDHYIHMLAAPRMIKDITLDYYKGELNDIKEGMEKFLGVEITDEKLKASVELYNETRRLIRELYELRMAKNPVINGMDTLKITLAATSMPKEEFNELLKAFLDDAKNRAPITDQRARLMVIGSALDDPEYIKVIEDKGGLVVADAVCFGSRYLWEPVELDDDDILGSIAKSYLTRPVCPRMLDLHEELHEFITNMVKEYKVDGIIYQKLHNCECWGGEGVYLNDLMKKANIPMLTVEREELMSNAGQLAIRAEAFIEMIETDKEDQDCYANCGA; from the coding sequence ATGAATTGTGAAAAGTTATTTGACACAAGAGTTTCTAGTGAATCTATGAAAGAGTGGAAAGCACAGGGGAAAAAGATTATAGGCACAGTTTGTTGCCATGTGCCGGAGGAAATTATTCATGCGGCAGGCATGCTGCCTATTCGTGTAAGAGCTACTGGATGTAGCGACAATAGCGATGGCGAAGCCTGGATGTCTAGTTTGAGCTGTAGCTTTGCTAGTTCGTGTCTTCAATACATTATAGACGGTACCTATGATATAGATGGTTTGATCACATCCGACGGTTGTATGATGGCCACTCGTATTTATGATAACTGGAATCATATTGATCCTAATAAAAAAGACCATTATATCCATATGTTGGCAGCACCGAGAATGATAAAGGATATTACTTTGGACTACTATAAGGGTGAGCTTAATGATATAAAGGAAGGTATGGAGAAGTTTCTAGGGGTAGAAATTACTGATGAAAAGCTAAAGGCATCTGTTGAGCTGTACAATGAAACTCGCCGTCTCATCCGTGAATTATATGAATTACGTATGGCAAAAAATCCAGTTATAAATGGTATGGATACCCTTAAAATTACCCTAGCAGCTACTTCCATGCCGAAGGAAGAATTCAATGAGCTTTTAAAGGCGTTCCTAGATGATGCAAAGAATAGAGCCCCAATCACCGACCAACGCGCTCGTTTAATGGTGATCGGTAGTGCTTTGGATGATCCTGAGTATATCAAGGTAATTGAGGATAAGGGCGGTCTAGTTGTAGCTGATGCCGTGTGCTTTGGAAGCAGGTATCTATGGGAACCAGTAGAGCTAGACGATGATGATATACTTGGTTCTATTGCTAAATCATATCTTACTCGACCTGTATGTCCTCGTATGCTGGATCTTCATGAGGAATTGCACGAGTTTATCACAAATATGGTCAAGGAGTACAAGGTAGATGGTATAATCTATCAGAAGTTACATAATTGTGAGTGTTGGGGCGGTGAAGGTGTATACCTCAATGATTTAATGAAAAAAGCTAATATCCCTATGCTCACTGTAGAGCGTGAGGAATTAATGTCAAATGCAGGACAATTGGCAATACGTGCCGAGGCCTTTATTGAGATGATTGAGACGGATAAAGAAGATCAAGATTGCTATGCTAACTGCGGAGCGTAA
- a CDS encoding acyl-CoA dehydratase activase gives MKMITVGIDCGSQNTKGVLLKDGKVIAKAKIATEFDANKAAERVYASLLTDGGIQRDDVKSTVATGTGRDIVEFANTTVNQVNSAAKGGRFVKPDTHVIIDMGAESSRVIRLTEDGKVKKYETNDKCASGAGTFIEAMARALQIKTEEMGIYSLRHTKEIVTNAQCVVFAESEVISLIHQQESKENIAYGIHTGICNRIASLIRRIGIMDNVILIGGVGHNEGLVQCMENVFKQDIFVSKDTDYISAIGAALYGIEDV, from the coding sequence ATGAAAATGATTACAGTGGGAATTGATTGCGGAAGTCAGAATACAAAAGGAGTTTTACTAAAGGATGGCAAGGTGATTGCTAAGGCAAAAATTGCCACCGAATTTGATGCTAATAAAGCTGCAGAGAGGGTATACGCATCGCTTTTGACCGACGGGGGAATCCAGAGGGATGATGTTAAGAGTACTGTTGCTACTGGGACTGGGCGGGATATTGTTGAATTTGCCAATACAACGGTGAATCAGGTTAATTCCGCAGCAAAGGGTGGACGTTTCGTGAAGCCGGATACTCATGTTATCATTGACATGGGCGCCGAAAGCTCTCGTGTTATCAGATTGACGGAGGATGGTAAGGTCAAAAAATACGAGACGAATGACAAATGTGCTTCCGGTGCTGGTACTTTTATTGAGGCTATGGCTCGGGCGCTGCAAATTAAAACCGAAGAGATGGGTATATATTCTCTAAGACATACTAAGGAAATCGTTACAAATGCTCAATGCGTAGTTTTTGCGGAATCAGAGGTGATTTCCCTTATACATCAGCAGGAGAGTAAGGAAAATATTGCCTACGGAATTCACACTGGTATTTGTAACCGTATAGCTTCCCTTATTCGCCGCATTGGCATTATGGACAATGTAATTTTGATTGGTGGTGTGGGTCATAATGAGGGCTTAGTTCAGTGTATGGAAAATGTATTTAAACAAGATATCTTCGTATCCAAGGATACCGATTATATAAGTGCCATTGGCGCAGCTCTCTATGGCATAGAGGATGTATAA
- the bzdQ gene encoding benzoyl-CoA reductase, bzd-type, subunit Q, which translates to MYKDIKATLKREVEHTMNEVEYWRWKESNWKNPEISNWRGKLITAGVDIGSTSTQSVILVDGELYAYSSMRTGANSPNSAIDAIKWAMEGTDMTIEDLNYTIGTGYGRVNVPFANKNITEITCHARGANFIYGPTVRTVLDMGGQDCKAIHCDAKGRVTSFVMNDKCAAGTGRGMEVIADLLAVHVEDIGEMSFDIDEEPAPVSSTCVIFAKTEATNLMRKGWTKQKVLAAYCHAMALRVVRLLERNGMETDFAITGGIVKNIGVTRRIERILGVKAIAPKYDTQLAGAIGAAFIAKELVEKRNGRSA; encoded by the coding sequence ATGTATAAAGACATAAAAGCTACATTAAAAAGGGAGGTCGAACATACAATGAACGAAGTTGAATATTGGAGATGGAAAGAATCTAATTGGAAGAATCCTGAAATATCGAATTGGCGTGGCAAACTCATAACTGCTGGAGTAGATATTGGATCAACCAGCACCCAATCCGTTATATTGGTGGATGGTGAGTTGTATGCATATTCTAGTATGCGTACGGGAGCTAACAGTCCGAATTCCGCCATAGATGCAATTAAGTGGGCAATGGAGGGGACGGATATGACCATTGAGGATCTGAACTACACCATTGGAACAGGATATGGACGTGTGAACGTACCATTTGCCAATAAAAATATAACAGAGATTACATGCCATGCTCGAGGAGCGAATTTTATCTATGGGCCCACCGTACGTACTGTGTTAGACATGGGTGGCCAGGACTGTAAGGCCATTCACTGTGATGCAAAGGGTAGGGTGACATCCTTTGTGATGAATGATAAGTGTGCAGCTGGAACTGGTCGTGGTATGGAAGTAATAGCAGATTTGCTGGCCGTACATGTGGAAGATATCGGCGAGATGTCCTTTGACATTGATGAAGAGCCGGCACCGGTATCCAGTACCTGTGTCATCTTTGCTAAGACCGAGGCTACCAATCTTATGCGTAAGGGTTGGACTAAGCAGAAGGTTCTGGCAGCTTATTGTCATGCCATGGCTTTGAGGGTAGTGAGACTCTTAGAACGTAATGGGATGGAAACCGATTTCGCCATTACTGGAGGTATTGTAAAGAATATTGGCGTAACTCGCAGGATAGAACGTATTCTGGGGGTAAAGGCCATAGCTCCTAAGTATGATACCCAGCTTGCAGGTGCAATAGGTGCGGCGTTTATTGCAAAGGAGTTAGTAGAAAAGAGAAATGGAAGATCTGCTTAA
- a CDS encoding AAA family ATPase, with protein MGKIKSIAITGKGGTGKTVVATLLIRMLAERYKDKVLAIDADSAMSLPYTLGIKVDKTVSELRKGLLGRDQLRSHLDDAPTKELMRSIISRGNGFDLLTMGRPEEPGCFCAVNELLRYGIDALLNEYDITIIDGEAGPEQLNRRVLKSIDVLLVVADMSARSLETASGIIEVAKRGEDGIEVKNAGLVLNRVRNDEPAEELVKKIGLDVFGCLPEDTLVNSFDRDGKSLLELPMDSACPIAAREILKKIIPDF; from the coding sequence ATGGGTAAAATAAAATCGATTGCTATTACTGGTAAAGGAGGCACAGGAAAAACAGTTGTTGCGACTCTTTTAATCAGAATGCTTGCAGAAAGATATAAAGACAAGGTACTTGCTATAGATGCTGATTCCGCTATGAGTTTACCCTATACCTTAGGAATAAAGGTAGATAAAACAGTTAGTGAGCTTCGCAAAGGATTACTCGGGAGGGATCAGCTGAGAAGTCATTTGGATGATGCTCCAACGAAAGAGCTTATGCGCAGTATAATATCCCGTGGGAATGGATTTGACTTGTTGACAATGGGTCGTCCTGAAGAACCAGGTTGTTTCTGTGCAGTCAATGAACTTTTGCGCTATGGTATTGATGCCCTTCTCAATGAGTATGACATAACCATTATCGATGGGGAGGCAGGTCCAGAGCAGCTTAACCGAAGAGTGCTTAAGAGTATTGATGTATTATTAGTTGTTGCCGATATGTCTGCTAGAAGTTTGGAAACAGCTTCTGGTATTATCGAGGTGGCAAAACGTGGTGAAGATGGTATTGAGGTTAAGAATGCTGGCCTAGTATTAAATCGTGTACGTAACGATGAGCCTGCAGAGGAGTTAGTAAAAAAAATTGGACTAGATGTATTTGGATGCCTACCTGAAGATACATTGGTGAATTCCTTTGATCGCGATGGTAAGTCATTATTGGAACTACCAATGGATTCTGCTTGCCCTATTGCGGCAAGGGAAATTCTTAAGAAGATTATCCCTGATTTCTAG
- a CDS encoding 2-hydroxyacyl-CoA dehydratase family protein has protein sequence MSINLISNTCDQVDSIIKYITKNRPKDLWMFEVQKAYWNDVRDAHKNGKKIIFYGGPGPIELIYAFDAVPFFLDMIPTRIASNVETTSVYIDEAEKYVPNSVCGLDKVELGVALRGDYGVKPDGFVYFTVPCDSARVCHPAIDKVLNVPSIRIDVPFRRDDRGYKYLGKQYEDFIKFMEEVTGKKMDWDKFAEVAEISNKCNDLMNKIADLRKLKPCPLPGHLLVLNEMMMSMSGHPDMLKFMQKQYDIGKARADKGLGAVKEEKYRVSWLQNMVWANAALLRWLETEYGAIVVMDGFGYQDGVLFNDVHDKEDMLVTMAKKAMISPMIHGASGPAEHYVSMVDNIMESYDVNVSMFLGHVGCKHTFAAAKMVTDMIQDKFGIPTLMLELDAIDLRYKSVDEMKASVAEYMESVVGAKRISKEKVKAKA, from the coding sequence ATGAGTATAAATTTAATTTCAAATACCTGTGATCAGGTTGACAGTATCATTAAATATATAACCAAGAATAGACCTAAGGATTTATGGATGTTTGAGGTACAGAAAGCGTATTGGAATGATGTTCGTGATGCCCATAAGAACGGTAAGAAAATTATTTTCTATGGTGGTCCTGGACCAATTGAACTGATTTATGCATTTGATGCAGTACCCTTTTTCCTAGATATGATACCTACTAGAATTGCCAGTAATGTGGAGACTACTTCTGTTTATATAGACGAGGCGGAGAAGTATGTTCCAAACAGTGTGTGCGGATTGGATAAGGTGGAGCTGGGAGTTGCGTTACGCGGTGACTACGGTGTCAAACCCGATGGATTTGTTTACTTCACTGTACCTTGTGATTCTGCCCGTGTTTGTCATCCCGCTATAGATAAGGTTTTGAACGTTCCATCTATCCGTATAGATGTTCCTTTCCGAAGAGATGATCGCGGTTATAAGTATCTAGGTAAGCAGTATGAAGATTTCATAAAATTTATGGAAGAAGTGACTGGCAAAAAGATGGACTGGGATAAATTTGCCGAAGTTGCTGAAATTTCCAATAAGTGTAATGATTTAATGAATAAGATCGCAGACCTGAGGAAATTGAAGCCTTGTCCTCTACCTGGACATCTTCTGGTCCTCAATGAGATGATGATGAGTATGTCTGGTCATCCTGACATGCTAAAGTTTATGCAGAAACAATATGACATTGGTAAAGCTAGGGCTGACAAGGGCTTGGGTGCTGTTAAGGAAGAAAAATATCGAGTGTCTTGGCTACAAAATATGGTGTGGGCTAACGCTGCACTTTTACGCTGGCTAGAGACGGAATATGGTGCTATTGTGGTAATGGATGGATTTGGCTATCAGGATGGGGTCCTATTTAATGATGTCCATGACAAGGAGGATATGTTGGTTACCATGGCGAAGAAGGCTATGATCAGTCCAATGATTCATGGTGCTTCTGGTCCTGCCGAACATTATGTTAGTATGGTAGACAATATCATGGAAAGTTACGATGTAAACGTGTCCATGTTCCTCGGTCATGTAGGTTGTAAGCATACATTTGCTGCGGCTAAGATGGTTACAGATATGATTCAGGATAAGTTCGGAATCCCAACCTTAATGTTGGAATTGGATGCTATTGACTTGAGATACAAGAGCGTAGACGAGATGAAGGCATCCGTTGCGGAATACATGGAGAGTGTTGTAGGAGCTAAGCGAATCTCGAAAGAAAAAGTGAAAGCCAAAGCCTAG
- a CDS encoding ATP-binding protein: MIYSDVSCVVENTLKKFVDLSIDKMLKIDFFALITMTKYRKILIDGEINYSSIEHDVVIKLLQEKSDDLYKLEDGTTYKFLVKDRSMDIVVVPVRAQANYKVFCICCSLDKSYTERDLAIMKFLTKVTYENVLLDNDIIKERNYFKNVFDSADVSILCFDLEGIITSANKSTFDVFGLAPEDIIGKNYYMLVAEEEKKVVEDRILSVVENNKICNAKNRIFKKTVYGEKYMDLSYCPLNNNKNQVEGIMLIARDTTKLRIYERQLEELKQFAVLGELAAGVAHDIRNPLMSIRGCARILVKKLSHQSKMNAFIEPIIDEVDRIDKKIKQMLSYSFITQEDIYSLLDINEVLEKCFNVVSFHKESKYINIEKKFSEELPLIRGNNVQLQQAFLNILFNAVQAIEVEGTITIENYNLEQDNKVLVSIRDNGKGISSKGIDQIFNPFYTTKDKGTGLGLSIVKRVIEKNGGEIVVNSKLDEGTEFKVYLPY; encoded by the coding sequence ATGATTTATTCAGATGTTAGTTGTGTTGTAGAGAACACCTTGAAAAAGTTTGTAGATTTAAGTATTGATAAAATGTTGAAAATTGATTTTTTTGCTCTTATTACCATGACTAAATATAGAAAGATTCTAATTGATGGTGAAATAAATTATTCAAGTATTGAACATGATGTAGTAATAAAATTATTACAAGAAAAAAGCGATGATTTATATAAACTAGAGGATGGAACTACATATAAGTTTTTGGTAAAGGATAGAAGTATGGATATAGTCGTTGTTCCTGTACGAGCTCAAGCCAATTATAAGGTGTTCTGTATATGCTGTTCATTAGATAAAAGTTATACAGAAAGGGATTTAGCTATAATGAAATTCCTTACAAAAGTAACTTATGAGAACGTTTTATTAGATAATGATATAATTAAAGAAAGAAACTATTTTAAAAATGTTTTTGATAGTGCAGATGTGTCCATTTTGTGTTTTGACCTTGAAGGAATAATTACTTCAGCAAATAAATCAACATTTGATGTCTTTGGACTTGCTCCTGAGGATATAATAGGAAAAAATTACTATATGCTAGTGGCAGAAGAAGAAAAAAAGGTTGTGGAGGATAGAATACTTTCCGTTGTAGAAAATAATAAAATATGTAATGCTAAAAATAGAATATTTAAGAAGACTGTATATGGAGAAAAATATATGGATTTATCCTATTGCCCTTTAAATAATAACAAAAACCAAGTTGAGGGCATTATGCTAATTGCTAGAGATACTACAAAGTTAAGGATTTACGAAAGACAATTAGAGGAGCTTAAGCAATTTGCAGTTTTAGGGGAACTAGCTGCTGGTGTTGCCCATGATATTAGAAATCCTTTAATGAGTATAAGAGGGTGTGCCAGAATTTTAGTGAAAAAGTTATCCCATCAGTCAAAGATGAATGCATTTATTGAACCAATCATAGATGAAGTAGATAGAATAGATAAAAAAATAAAGCAAATGCTATCCTATTCGTTTATAACACAGGAAGATATATATTCCCTATTAGATATCAATGAGGTTCTAGAGAAATGCTTTAATGTTGTAAGTTTTCATAAAGAATCAAAATATATCAACATAGAAAAGAAATTTTCAGAGGAATTACCACTCATAAGAGGAAACAATGTTCAGCTACAGCAGGCATTTCTAAATATTTTATTTAATGCAGTGCAAGCAATTGAAGTAGAAGGAACTATAACCATTGAAAATTATAATTTGGAGCAAGATAATAAAGTACTAGTTTCTATAAGAGACAATGGAAAGGGAATAAGTAGTAAAGGAATTGATCAAATTTTTAATCCCTTCTATACAACTAAAGATAAAGGTACAGGATTAGGATTATCTATTGTAAAGAGAGTCATTGAAAAAAATGGTGGAGAGATTGTAGTAAACTCTAAGCTAGATGAAGGGACAGAGTTTAAAGTTTACCTACCTTATTAG